One Prosthecobacter dejongeii DNA window includes the following coding sequences:
- a CDS encoding YkgJ family cysteine cluster protein produces the protein MLFPDVTAAASRLCLACGMCCNGVLFHIVRLQQVDSVKRLESLGLKINRKKKEPYFNQPCRFLEDCTCQIYNDRPSRCRLFECQQIKKLSSEETSENQALEIIALAKSKVARVEHLLHECGNETHGRPLLERCQEGVTKTGGVAKRELCEAAQELHDFLNVHFRIEPTELTLG, from the coding sequence ATGCTTTTCCCGGATGTTACTGCAGCAGCCTCCCGCCTTTGCTTAGCCTGTGGCATGTGCTGCAACGGGGTTTTATTCCACATCGTTCGCCTGCAGCAGGTGGATTCGGTGAAGCGGCTAGAGTCACTGGGGCTGAAGATCAATCGGAAGAAAAAAGAGCCGTATTTTAATCAGCCCTGCCGGTTTCTTGAGGACTGTACCTGCCAGATTTACAACGACAGGCCATCGCGATGCCGTTTGTTTGAGTGTCAGCAAATCAAGAAATTGAGTTCGGAAGAGACCTCAGAAAATCAAGCTCTCGAAATCATAGCGCTAGCGAAATCGAAAGTGGCACGGGTGGAACACCTTCTGCATGAATGTGGAAATGAAACACATGGGCGCCCATTGTTGGAGCGATGCCAGGAAGGCGTGACAAAAACTGGCGGAGTTGCGAAACGTGAACTGTGCGAAGCCGCACAAGAGCTGCACGATTTTTTGAATGTTCATTTCCG